A stretch of the Drosophila sulfurigaster albostrigata strain 15112-1811.04 chromosome 2L, ASM2355843v2, whole genome shotgun sequence genome encodes the following:
- the LOC133840597 gene encoding ATP-dependent RNA helicase DDX47, protein MSETSEDEQAQLQASDEELSGDEEQENTDAEEEDEEDDGDDKETENECEDDASAVDEDKIENGDKALTWKDLGLNETLCKACDELKWKAPSKIQKEAIPVAIQGKDVIGLAETGSGKTGAFALPILHALLENPQRYFALVLTPTRELAFQIGEQFEALGSGIGIKCCVIVGGMDMVAQGLQLAKKPHIIIATPGRLVDHLENLKGFNLKAIKYLVMDEADRILNMDFEVELDKILKVLPRERRTFLFSATMTKKVKKLQRASLKDPVKVEVSNKYQTVDQLQQYYLFIPVKYKDVYLVHILNELAGNSFMIFCSTCNNTVKTALMLRALGLAAIPLHGQMSQNKRLAALNKFKAKNRSILISTDVASRGLDIPHVDVVVNFDIPTHSKDYIHRVGRTARAGRSGQAITMVSQYDIELYQRIEHLLGKQLPLYKCEEDEVMALQERVAEAQRTAKLELKDLEDSKGYKGGKGGGTKRSAAGGDHDDSEQFTGARKRMKPMGKGGNNNYKNKGGAGGAKKNWNRGKKRN, encoded by the exons ATGTCGGAAACTTCAGAAGACGAGCAAGCGCAATTGCAAGCAAGCGATGAAGAACTCAGTGGTGATGAAGAGCAGGAAAACACAGACGCCGAGgaagaggatgaggaggacgacggcgacgataaagaaactgaaaatgaGTGTGAGGACGATGCGTCCGCTGTCGATGAggataaaattgaaaatggcgACAAAGCGCTAACGTGGAAAGATCTT GGTCTCAATGAAACACTGTGCAAGGCTTGTGATGAGCTAAAGTGGAAGGCGCCTTCAAAGATTCAAAAGGAAGCGATACCTGTTGCCATACAGGGCAAGGATGTGATTGGCTTGGCGGAAACAGGATCGGGTAAAACCGGCGCCTTTGCGCTGCCTATTTTGCATGCGTTACTAGAGAATCCGCAACGTTATTTCGCACTGGTATTAACGCCAACACGTGAACTTGCATTCCAAATTGGTGAACAATTTGAGGCGTTGG GCAGCGGCATTGGCATTAAGTGTTGCGTCATTGTTGGCGGCATGGACATGGTAGCCCAAGGACTGCAGCTGGCCAAGAAACCACATATAATCATTGCCACACCCGGTCGTCTTGTGGATCATCTGGAGAACCTTAAGGGCTTCAATCTGAAGGCCATTAAATATCTGGTTATGGACGAAGCTGATCGCATCCTCAACATGGACTTTGAGGTGGAGTTGGATAAGATTCTCAAAGTATTGCCACGTGAACGACGAACGTTTCTGTTCAGTGCCACGATGACGAAAAAGGTGAAGAAACTACAACGTGCCTCACTGAAAGATCCAGTCAAAGTGGAAGTCTCCAACAAATATCAAACTGTCGATCAGCTACAGCAATATTATCTATTTATACCTGTAAAATACAAAGATGTCTATCTGGTGCACATCCTCAACGAGCTGGCTGGCAACAGTTTCATGATCTTCTGCAGTACTTGCAACAACACTGTGAAGACGGCTTTGATGTTGCGAGCTCTGGGCTTAGCTGCGATTCCGTTGCACGGACAGATGTCGCAGAACAAACGCTTGGCAGCGCTCAACAAATTTAAGGCGAAAAATCGTTCGATTTTGATATCCACCGATGTTGCCTCACGCGGTCTTGACATTCCCCATGTGGATGTGGTGGTTAACTTTGATATACCCACGCACAGTAAGGATTACATACATCGTGTGGGACGCACAGCGCGTGCCGGACGTTCCGGGCAAGCCATCACTATGGTCAGTCAGTATGACATTGAATTGTATCAGCGTATCGAACATTTGCTGGGCAAACAGTTGCCTCTGTACAAATGCGAGGAGGATGAGGTGATGGCTCTGCAGGAGCGTGTGGCGGAAGCACAACGTACAGCGAAACTGGAGCTCAAGGATCTGGAGGATAGCAAGGGCTACAAAGGTGGCAAAGGCGGTGGCACTAAGCGTTCGGCTGCTGGAGGGGACCACGATGATTCGGAACAGTTTACGGGTGCGCGCAAGCGCATGAAACCCATGGGCAAGGGTGGGAATAACAACTATAAGAACAAGGGGGGCGCTGGCGGTGCCAAAAAGAATTGGAATCGTGGCAAAAAGCGCAATTAA
- the LOC133850581 gene encoding LOW QUALITY PROTEIN: intersectin-1 (The sequence of the model RefSeq protein was modified relative to this genomic sequence to represent the inferred CDS: deleted 1 base in 1 codon), with protein MNPAVDAWAVTPREKLKYQEQFKALQPQGGFVTGAQAKGFFLQSQLPPLILGQIWALADTDSDGKMNINEFSIACKLINLKLRGMDVPKLLPPSLLASLADAAPAAVGQTPTMTPRGSTSSMSPIDPLKSISAVPAVAAVVAPPVVAAPPVVAPVAVAAVPAAIISPPPSNPPSRHMSISERAPSIESPQAEWAVQAAQKRKYTQVFNANDRTRSGYLTGAQARSVLVQSKLPQVTLAQIWTLADVDGDGRLSCDEFILAMFLCEKAMTGEKIPVTLPLDWVPPSLRKIKSRPGSVSGVSSRPGSQPASRHTSVSSQGGAMTDADPAAGLPQTSFEDKRKENYEKGKVELDRRRKLMEDQQRKEREERERKEREEADKREKARLEAERKQQEELERQLQRQREIEQEKEEQRKRELEAKEAARKELEKQRQQEWEQARIAEMNAQKQREQERVLKQKAHNTQLNVELSTLNEKIKDLSQKICDTRAGVTNVKSVIDGMRTQRDTSMSEMGQLKARIKEQNAKLLQLTQERAKWDAKSKASGGAVAGDAAQQEQLNAAFAHKQLLIKQIKDKVENIKQEIESKKEDLNSNDVTMQELKAELSALITKCEQLYKEYDVERTSVLELKYNRKNETSTISSTSAWDTGSAWGTSSEPAAVDAYGSYGLSNDTAAATAAAAVTAPAVDLSGPAPEGFVKYRAVYEFNARNTEEITFVPGDIILVPLEQNAEPGWLAGEINGHTGWFPESYVEKIEDDPTTSTPAAVEPAAVAATAAVNYNDTGALSATALDLDATAAAASGAALTTAAATGDVEYYIAAYPYESAEDGDLSFSAGEMVMVIKKEGEWWTGTIGNRTGMFPSNYVQKADVGTATTTATAALANDEEVTEQEATHNGSSAFAAEPETQPQTPQTHQAQTPTQQPQAAEALEESHTNEDLDTEVSQINTQSKSQNEPAESYSRPMSRTSSMTPGMRAKRSEIAQVIAPYEATSSEQLSLTRGQLIMIRKKTDSGWWEGELQAKGRRRQIGWFPATYVKVLQGGRNSGRNTPVSGSRIEMTEQILDKVIALYPYKAQNDDELSFDKDDIISVLGRDEPEWWRGELNGLSGLFPSNYVGPFVTSETTSKSLPTFCSAATSLNPSGRSSLLRLFREEDQRLHGTIQAVHISKRNNGQLLGCAYFRFECTENMARAMLQDSDNPVVGCDVTVNWQLAKRKKCSPWLRWWC; from the exons ATGAATCCAGCGGTTGATGCGTGGGCGGTCACCCCGCGAGAGAAGTTAAAGTATCAGGAGCAGTTTAAGGCGCTGCAACCACAGGGCGGCTTTGTGACCGGTGCCCAAGCGAAAGGATTCTTCCTGCAGTCTCAGCTGCCGCCATTGATCTTGGGTCAAATCTG GGCTTTGGCTGATACGGATTCCGATGGCAAAATGAACATTAATGAGTTCAGCATCGCCTGCAAActcattaatttaaaactgcGCGGCATGGACGTGCCCAAGTTGCTGCCGCCCTCGCTGCTGGCTTCGCTGGCGGATGCTGCACCTGCGGCTGTTGGCCAAACGCCCACAATGACTCCACGAGGCTCGACCAGCTCCATGAGTCCCATTGATCCGCTCAAGAGCATTTCTGCTGTGCCGgctgtagctgctgttgtggcgCCTCCAGTTGTTGCGGCTCCGCCAGTTGTTGCGCCTGTAGCTGTGGCAGCGGTGCCCGCTGCGATCATCTCGCCACCGCCCAGCAACCCACCCAGTCGCCACATGTCCATTTCTGAACGTGCGCCCTCGATTGAGTCACC GCAAGCGGAGTGGGCTGTGCAGGCGGCACAGAAACGCAAATACACGCAGGTATTCAATGCCAATGATCGTACACGTTCCGGCTACTTGACAGGCGCTCAGGCACGCAGCGTGTTGGTGCAGAGCAAGCTGCCGCAAGTGACGCTTGCGCAGATCTGGACGCTGGCcgatgtcgatggcgatggGCGGCTCAGCTGTGACGAGTTCATTTTGGCTATGTTTTTGTGCGAGAAAGCCATGACTGGTGAGAAGATACCGGTTACGCTGCCCTTGGATTGGGTGCCGCCCAGTTTGCGTAAGATTAAGTCGCGTCCTGGTTCCGTGTCCGGTGTGAGCTCTCGGCCCGGTTCACAGCCAGCCTCGCGTCATACTTCGGTGTCTTCGCAGGGCGGCGCCATGACGGATGCTGATCCAGCAGCAGGATTGCCGCAAA CATCCTTTGAGGACAAGCGCAAGGAGAATTATGAAAAGGGCAAGGTGGAGCTGGATCGCAGGCGTAAATTGATGGAGGATCAGCAACGCAAGGAGCGTGAAGAACGTGAGCGCAAGGAACGCGAAGAAGCCGACAAACGTGAGAAGGCACGTCTTGAAGCAGAGCGCAAGCAGCAGGAGGAATTGGAGCGCCAGTTGCAGCGACAACGTGAAATCGAACAGGAGAAGGAGGAGCAACGTAAGCGCGAGTTGGAAGCCAAGGAGGCAGCTAGAAA GGAGCTGGAGAAGCAGCGCCAGCAGGAATGGGAGCAGGCACGCATTGCCGAAATGAACGCACAGAAGCAGCGGGAACAGGAGCGTGTTCTCAAGCAGAAGGCACACAATACGCAGCTCAATGTGGAGCTTAGCACGCTCAACGAAAAG ATTAAGGATCTGTCGCAGAAGATTTGCGATACACGCGCTGGCGTCACCAATGTCAAGTCCGTGATTGATGGCATGCGCACACAGCGCGACACTTCTATGAGCGAAATGGGACAGCTAAAAGCGCGCATCAAGGAGCAGAACGCCAAGTTGTTGCAGCTGACTCAGGAGCGCGCAAAATGGGATGCCAAGAGCAAAGCCAGCGGTGGCGCCGTGGCCGGAGATGCAGCACAGCAGGAGCAGCTCAATGCAGCGTTTGCACACAAACAA CTGCTTATTAAGCAAATCAAGGATAAGGTGGAGAACATCAAGCAGGAAATTGAGTCCAAGAAGGAGGATCTCAACTCGAACGATGTCACAATGCAGGAGTTAAAGGCCGAACTCTCGGCGCTAATCACCAAATGCGAACAGCTTTACAAGGAGTACGATGTGGAGCGGACTTCAGTGCTGGAATTGAAATATAATCGCAAGAATGAAACGTCTACAATTAGCTCAACATCCGCCTGGGATACTGGCAGCGCTTGGGGCACATCCAGCGAACCAGCTGCTGTGGATGCCTATGGCAGCTATGGACTTAGTAATGAcacagctgctgcaactgctgcggctgctgtgaCGGCACCTGCTGTTGATCTCAGTGGACCGGCACCTGAAGGCTTTGTCAAATACCGTGCCGTCTACGAGTTCAATGCACGCAACACAGAGGAGATTACATTTGTGCCGGGCGATATAATTCTGGTGCCATTGGAGCAGAACGCTGAACCTGGTTGGTTGGCGGGCGAGATTAACGGCCACACTGGTTGGTTCCCCGAGTCTTACGTCGAGAAGATTGAGGATGATCCAACAACTTCGACACCGGCTGCTGTTGAGccagctgccgttgccgcGACAGCTGCAGTTAACTACAATGACACTGGCGCCTTGTCGGCGACAGCGTTGGACTTGGATGCaactgcagcggcagcatctGGAGCAGCGTTAACAACGGCGGCAGCGACAGGCGATGTCGAATATTATATAGCCGCATATCCTTATGAATCAGCTGAAGACGGTGACTTAAGCTTTAGTGCTGGCGAAATGGTGATGGTCATC AAAAAAGAGGGCGAGTGGTGGACGGGCACCATTGGCAATCGCACCGGCATGTTTCCCTCGAACTATGTGCAAAAGGCAGATGTGGgcacggcaacaacaacagcaactgctgctctTGCAAACGATGAGGAGGTAACCGAACAG GAGGCTACACACAATGGCAGCTCGGCGTTTGCCGCTGAACCTGAGACACAACCGCAGACGCCACAAACGCATCAGGCACAGACGCCAACGCAACAGCCACAGGCCGCGGAGGCGTTGGAGGAGTCGCACACTAACGAAGATCTTGACACTGAGGTCTCGCAGATAAACACGCAGTCCAAGTCACAGAACGAACCGGCCGAGAGCTACAGCCGACCCATGTCACGCACTTCTTCCATGACACCC GGCATGCGCGCCAAACGTTCGGAGATTGCACAAGTTATTGCTCCATATGAGGCCACCAGCAGCGAGCAATTGTCGCTGACACGCGGCCAATTGATTATGATACGCAAAAAGACCGATTCCGGCTGGTGGGAAGGTGAACTCCAGGCCAAGGGCAGGCGTCGTCAAATTGGTTGGTTCCCGGCCACCTATGTGAAGGTGTTGCAGGGTGGACGCAACAGCGGACGCAATACTCCCGTCTCCGGCAGTCGCATTGAAATGACCGAGCAGATTTTGG atAAAGTAATTGCTCTATATCCGTACAAAGCACAAAATGATGATGAGCTCTCGTTCGATAAGGACGATATTATTAGTGTCCTGGGCCGCGATGAGCCGGAATGGTGGCGCGGCGAACTGAATGGCCTCTCAGGGCTGTTTCCCAGCAACTATGTGGGTCCGTTTGTCACGTCCG AGACCACATCCAAATCGTTACCCACCTTTTGTTCAGCTGCAACATCGTTGAATCCAAGCGGCAGAAGTTCCTTACTGCGACTGTTCAGAGAAGAGGACCAGAGATTACATGGCACCATTCAAGCGGTGCATATCTCCAAGCGCAACAATGGTCAGCTCTTAGGCTGTGCCTATTTCCGGTTCGAGTGCACAGAGAACATGGCCAGAGCCATGTTGCAGGATAGCGATAATCCCGTCGTCGGTTGTGATGTCACTGTGAATTGGCAGTTGgccaaaagaaagaaatgcaGCCCTTGGCTTCGATGGTGGTGTTGA